From the Cyanobacteriota bacterium genome, one window contains:
- a CDS encoding glycoside hydrolase family 10 protein — translation MNELRSRWHWLLLSIILLFMLGLLQQPMGYSQTSIPNRELRGVWLTNIDSDVLFSRSNLRRGL, via the coding sequence ATGAATGAGCTGCGATCGCGATGGCACTGGTTACTGCTGAGCATAATCCTGTTATTCATGCTGGGATTGTTGCAGCAGCCCATGGGCTATAGCCAAACCAGCATCCCTAACCGCGAACTCCGAGGAGTTTGGCTGACTAATATTGATAGTGACGTGTTGTTCTCACGATCAAACTTGCGACGTGGCTTA
- a CDS encoding cupin domain-containing protein — MEISIERQPTPERLQQLGIASWPIWTKEVSEFPWSYDEPETCYFLEGDVVVTPTSGEPVHIGKGDLVTFPAGMSCTWQITSPVKKHYRFG; from the coding sequence ATGGAGATTTCAATTGAACGACAACCTACACCAGAGCGTTTGCAGCAGTTAGGGATTGCTAGCTGGCCCATCTGGACTAAGGAAGTTTCAGAGTTTCCCTGGAGCTACGATGAGCCAGAAACTTGCTATTTTCTGGAAGGGGATGTTGTCGTTACGCCCACCTCTGGAGAGCCAGTGCACATTGGCAAGGGTGATTTGGTGACATTTCCAGCGGGGATGTCTTGCACTTGGCAAATTACTAGCCCAGTGAAGAAACATTATCGGTTTGGTTGA